A single genomic interval of Helianthus annuus cultivar XRQ/B chromosome 13, HanXRQr2.0-SUNRISE, whole genome shotgun sequence harbors:
- the LOC110901237 gene encoding uncharacterized protein LOC110901237 — MAVRPFVLLKASFAFHAYSRGLPNGLVQYVCGLKLIEQAGANRDEVCRLWPTAPDVGSNSIQARRCSHTLPDGKIQTYFGLALINSCNDSRIVGSKHSIHIQNPNYVGLGGKVVTYCGPTLTTIDATTSSADPNAGKNAMRSDAVQMQPALCPPTTYSPSVFAQGAHVRYQNLGRPTFTCHNCAAIMWYEERNKKTKSSDGTTFSSCCQDGKVLLARLLDPPEPLRSLLDYNDPATLRFREHIRVYNSMFCFTSFGGKIDHAINSGRSLYTFRISGQNYHRIGSMLPVEGEQPRYAQLYFYDTQNEVKNRITALFGQTHCHDTCDEAIVASLIRMLDTHSPLATAFRMARDWCTQNERNNCQLRLLGQIINNPQYNRPNVSEVAVLITNDFGDNTEPRDVIVSTKHGALQRISELHQLYMPLQYPLLFLYGETGFHERIHYHDNTGRRATKRQCVTMREYYCYRIHYRNNEGTTLLRGGRLFQQYLVDSYAAIEEQRLRWMRNNQNELRVELYHNVCDAVTRGDTNAEAIGQRIVLPATFTGSPRYMIQNYQDAMALCRTFGNPDLFVTFTANPKWPEIEDMVSLIPGQKSHDRADVVSRVFKLKLTSLIEDIMKKQIFGSCQAAVYTIEFQKRGLPHAHLLLWLEHSAESRTPAGIDDLISAEIPSEIDDPSGYKAVTDYMLHGPCGNDARSAPCTTDGKCMKHFPKPFYRETTIDEDDYPVYRRRDTKIFFKKGKTKLDNRFVVPYNRYLLLKYESHINVEWCNQSRAIKYLFKYLSKGPDRATMVVQENIGNNGEKRTQQIVKVDEIKNYLDCRYLSPCEAVWRMLAFPIHYSFPSVMKLTFHTPNQHLLTLRDSDSLPALLNQDGIRDTMFTQWFALNNRDEAARELTYAEIPTRYVWQEDNKVWKTRLERTTIGRIVYCNPAAGPKYYLRMLLGIVRGPRSFEEIKTVDGVVYATFKEACYAYGLLNDDKEWNDALSEAKLWASGSQLRELFVTMLLFCEVNRPAQLWAQNWEILSDDILYLKHRLFMFPGLHLSDDQLKNYCLIELNELLEKNGKSLSDFTDMPQPDTSLLDKMDNRLIREELSYNKKKMTDEHDRLYASLNTEQTVTYDTIIDSVTTRKGGFYFVYGPGGTGKTFLYKAILSRLRSMGMIALAVASSGIASLLLPGGRTAHSRFAIPLELLHNSTCAIKQNTQLAHLLQEVRLIIWDEAPMMQKYAFEALDKTLRDILGFPAYANRERVFGGMPVLLGGDFRQILPVIPKGKREDVVQACINKSYLWKSCKLFRLHRSMRVNEYTSAGVLDMDRQHFNKWLLEIGDGIVPSKTKEGEDEPTWIEIPTRFIVDGCGLPVESIVNAVFPSFIERQVDDDYLCERAILTPRNIDADEINDYMFAQLRRPTKTYKSSDEICRASTDVLEQEQLYPSEFLNSLTFPDSSYSTSITSTYYYWLSLMQLDVSSQEATYHVSINTQPYSSILPSIIQPVAEYRKTPANMKKTTAVANCTESLATVEEILNHGRENKKHTNAEFNCRVVIKGVRNSEEWFRLMCGGGKCMKGVSHDHGELWCEGCENPVMFPRARFHLQLDVVDSTANVVIVCFNDTAQLLTSTTAQSILNVESGLSHIYTVSSAINQDSFTPVMIRTCNGNISTLPNCLHSLIGTTRTIQVDTSTYYHNGAFESFNCKRVLPDETNYQSVGSTTPTPMTRKGKGVMTIPTPVKLKETVSKYM; from the exons GCTGACCCCAACGCAG GTAAAAACGCCATGCGGAGCGATGCAGTGCAGATGCAGCCTGCTTTATGTCCACCAACAACATATTCTCCCTCCGTATTTGCCCAAG GTGCGCATGTTAGGTACCAGAACCTTGGCCGTCCAACCTTCACGTGCCATAATTGTGCGGCGATCATGTGGTATGAAGAAAGGAATAAAAAGACAAAGTCGTCTGATGGGACGACTTTCTCTTCGTGCTGCCAGGATGGCAAGGTTTTGCTTGCTCGCCTTCTTGATCCGCCTGAACCATTAAGATCATTACTTGATTATAACGACCCGGCGACACTTAGATTCAGAGAACATATTAGAGTTTACAATAGCATGTTCTGTTTCACATCGTTTGGGGGAAAGATTGATCATGCTATAAACAGTGGTCGAAGCCTATACACCTTCCGAATAAGTGGGCAGAACTACCACCGAATAGGCTCCATGTTGCCAGTTGAAGGTGAGCAACCAAGATATGCTCAACTGTATTTCTACGACACGCAAAACGAAGTTAAAAACCGTATAACTGCTTTGTTTGGCCAGACCCATTGTCACGACACATGTGATGAAGCAATTGTTGCGTCCCTCATCAGAATGTTAGACACCCACAGTCCTTTGGCTACCGCCTTCCGCATGGCACGTGACTGGTGCACTCAAAATGAAAGAAACAATTGTCAACTACGCTTACTTGGCCAAATAATAAACAATCCACAATACAACCGCCCTAATGTGTCTGAAGTTGCTGTTCTTATCACAAACGACTTTGGGGACAACACTGAACCACGTGATGTTATCGTTAGCACAAAGCATGGCGCGCTTCAACGCATATCAGAATTACATCAGCTTTACATGCCTTTGCAATATCCGTTGTTGTTTCTGTACGGAGAGACCGGGTTCCACGAACGAATACACTACCATGACAACACCGGACGTCGGGCGACTAAACGACAATGTGTCACAATGCGGGAATACTACTGCTACAGAATCCATTATCGCAATAACGAAGGCACCACCCTGTTAAGAGGCGGTCGTTTATTCCAACAGTATTTAGTTGACTCATACGCAGCTATCGAAGAACAAAGATTGCGCTGGATGAGGAATAACCAAAATGAGCTGCGCGTTGAGCTCTATCATAATGTTTGTGATGCTGTGACGCGTGGGGATACAAATGCTGAGGCTATCGGGCAACGTATAGTTTTACCGGCAACCTTTACGGGCAGTCCAAGATATATGATCCAAAATTACCAAGACGCCATGGCTTTGTGCCGTACTTTTGGGAACCCCGACCTGTTTGTAACGTTTACAGCTAACCCAAAATGGCCTGAAATCGAAGACATGGTGTCTCTCATACCAGGCCAAAAGTCTCATGACCGTGCAGATGTTGTATCACGCGTTTTTAAGCTAAAGCTGACCTCCTTGATTGAAGATATTATGAAGAAACAAATCTTTGGCAGCTGCCAAGCAG CTGTTTATACAATTGAGTTTCAAAAACGAGGCCTACCGCACGCGCACCTTTTGTTGTGGCTTGAACATTCTGCTGAGTCTCGCACGCCGGCTGGCATAGATGATTTGATTTCTGCAGAGATCCCATCGGAAATTGACGATCCATCCGGCTATAAGGCTGTAACAGATTACATGTTGCATGGCCCATGTGGGAATGATGCGCGCAGTGCTCCGTGTACAACAGATGGAAAATGCATGAAACACTTTCCGAAACCATTTTACCGAGAAACAACAATTGACGAAGACGATTACCCGGTTTATCGCCGACGAGATACCAAGATCTTCTTTAAGAAGGGCAAAACGAAGCTTGACAACCGGTTTGTCGTCCCATACAACCGCTACCTCCTCTTAAAGTACGAATCGCACATCAATGTTGAATGGTGCAACCAATCCCGAGCGATAAAATACCTGTTTAAATACTTAAGCAAGGGGCCAGACAGGGCTACAATGGTTGTTCAGGAAAACATTGGCAATAACGGTGAAAAGCGTACACAACAGATTGTTAAGGTTGATGAGATTAAAAACTATCTGGATTGCCGGTACTTATCACCATGTGAAGCTGTGTGGAGAATGCTTGCATTCCCTATACATTACTCATTCCCATCCGTCATGAAACTAACGTTCCATACACCTAATCAACATCTGCTCACGTTACGTGATTCAGACAGCTTGCCGGCCCTGTTAAACCAGGACGGGATACGAGACACGATGTTCACCCAATGGTTTGCGCTAAACAACAGAGACGAAGCGGCAAGAGAGTTAACGTACGCCGAGATACCAACAAGGTATGTGTGGCAAGAGGATAACAAGGTATGGAAAACGCGGTTGGAGCGGACAACCATTGGGCGGATTGTGTATTGCAATCCAGCAGCTGGGCCAAAGTATTATCTAAGAATGTTGTTGGGAATTGTAAGAGGGCCTCGAAGTTTCGAAGAAATAAAAACGGTCGACGGAGTCGTATATGCAACGTTCAAAGAAGCCTGCTATGCGTATGGCTTGCTTAATGATGACAAGGAGTGGAATGACGCCCTGTCAGAGGCTAAACTATGGGCGTCCGGTTCCCAACTACGGGAATTGTTTGTTACCATGTTGTTGTTTTGCGAAGTGAATCGCCCGGCGCAACTCTGGGCACAAAATTGGGAGATACTATCTGATGATATTTTGTACCTGAAACATAGGCTCTTCATGTTCCCAGGGTTACATTTATCTGACGACCAGCTTAAGAACTACTGCCTGATCGAACTAAATGAACTATTGGAGAAAAATGGAAAATCGTTATCGGATTTCACAGATATGCCCCAACCGGATACGTCGCTCCTCGATAAGATGGATAATCGTCTAATTAGGGAAGAGTTGAGTTACAATAAAAAAAAGATGACAGACGAACATGATCGATTATATGCATCACTGAACACGGAACAAACGGTCACATACGACACAATCATTGATTCTGTTACCACCCGAAAAGGCGGGTTCTATTTCGTGTATGGTCCGGGTGGGACAGGCAAGACGTTCCTGTACAAAGCCATTCTGTCACGCTTAAGATCTATGGGCATGATTGCCCTTGCGGTTGCATCTTCGG GTATCGCGTCCCTTCTATTACCCGGTGGTCGGACAGCTCATAGCCGCTTCGCTATCCCTTTAGAATTACTTCACAATAGCACGTGTGCCATCAAACAAAATACCCAATTGGCACACCTGTTACAAGAGGTAAGGTTAATCATCTGGGACGAAGCACCAATGATGCAAAAATATGCTTTTGAAGCACTTGATAAAACACTTAGAGATATCTTGGGGTTTCCTGCCTACGCAAACAGGGAACGCGTGTTTGGTGGCATGCCTGTTTTGCTTGGTGGTGATTTCAGACAAATCCTGCCCGTCATCCCAAAAGGAAAAAGAGAAGATGTTGTTCAGGCATGCATAAATAAATCGTATCTGTGGAAAAGTTGTAAACTCTTCAGGCTCCACCGTAGTATGCGTGTCAACGAATACACCTCAGCAGGTGTGCTAGACATGGATAGGCAACATTTCAACAAATGGTTGTTAGAAATCGGCGATGGAATTGTTCCTTCAAAGACCAAAGAAGGTGAGGATGAGCCAACCTGGATCGAGATACCCACCAGGTTCATCGTAGATGGTTGTGGCCTTCCTGTGGAATCGATTGTTAACGCTGTCTTCCCGTCGTTTATAGAAAGGCAGGTTGATGACGATTATTTATGTGAAAGAGCAATACTAACCCCACGCAATATAGACGCGGACGAAATCAATGATTACATGTTTGCACAACTGAGACGGCCCACAAAGACCTACAAGAGTTCTGATGAGATATGTCGCGCGTCCACGGATGTATTAGAACAGGAACAACTCTATCCGTCTGAATTCCTAAACTCTTTGACATTCCCAG ACTCCTCATATTCAACTTCCATAACATCAACTTATTATTATTGGTTATCATTAATGCAACTAGATGT GTCATCCCAAGAGGCTACTTATCATGTCTCTATAAATACACAACCATATTCAAGCATCCTACCTTCCATTATACAACCTGTGGCTGAATATCGAAAGACCCCTGCAAACATGAAGAAAACTACTGCTGTTGCTAACTGTACAGAAAGTCTGGCAACTGTTGAAGAAATATTAAACCATGGTCGAGAAAATAAGAAACACACG AATGCTGAGTTCAATTGCCGTGTGGTGATTAAAGGCGTACGTAATAGTGAAGAGTGGTTCAGACTTATGTGTGGAGGAGGAAAATGCATGAAAGGTGTGTCGCATGATCACGGGGAGTTGTGGTGTGAAGGCTGTGAAAACCCAGTTATGTTTCCCCGAGCAAG ATTCCATCTTCAACTTGATGTGGTCGATTCTACGGCTAATGTGGTCATCGTGTGCTTCAATGACACTGCACAGCTTCTAACAAGCACCACTGCTCAGTCTATACTCAATGTGGAATCGGGTCTCTCGCACATCTACACCGTTTCTTCCGCAATCAACCAGGATAGCTTCACACCAGTCATGATACGGACCTGTAACGGTAACATCTCAACGCTCCCAAACTGCTTACATTCACTTATAGGCACCACCCGAACCATCCAAGTTGATACATCCACGTACTACCATAATGGGGCCTTTGAGAGTTTCAACTGCAAACGTGTGCTCCCCGACGAAACCAACTATCAATCCGTTGGATCTACCACTCCTACTCCCATGACTAGGAAGGGTAAAGGGGTGATGACAATTCCAACACCGGTTAAGCTCAAAGAAACAGTCAGCAAGTACATGTAA
- the LOC110898540 gene encoding glutathione S-transferase T3-like gives MHPYRPPFGGPARPTNPNTTQPQTPYNLQDMDPSFLSYAAYLSGAPPFVPPTYGFGQAGGSQPSQPEPESEPDVEVVPESQPEPVQDKSKRGRRSHKKKEKDEPRRAKTTIKWTKDEEYTLTRAWLDISEDEDTANFQTGPVFWDRVRALFFSSWGQGEHRDKDSISSKWTDINNKCHAFQEVYQRNYDNRPSGECDVGVLTKTLEEFDRTKSPFTYYKCWELLRKSPKWALVNPMTSSSRRRAKRSKTSSSADPSTPTSDARNVDLNETLDVDEQIQEELVRPTGRRKGTGKKTVESSSDLDLKDDFEEMNRRLQDIRDLGHKRWEIMKDRVVETKKFNELQEARQMEKDIEFLSKPIDHLQGDALILAQMRRQKIREKYGL, from the exons ATGCATCCATACCGACCCCCGTTTGGTGGCCCCGCAAGACCcacgaacccgaacacaacccaaccgcaaaccCCGTACAACCTacaagacatggacccgagctttttaagttacgcggcttacttgagtggcgccCCTCCTTTTGTTCCTCCCACCTACGGCTttggtcaagccggcgggtcgcaaccgtcacaacccgaacccgaatccgaaccCGATGTCGAGGTCGTGCCGGAGTcgcaacccgaaccggtgcaagaCAAATCGAAACGCGGCAgaaggtcgcataagaagaaggaaaaggatgAACCTCGACGTGCAAAAACAACCATTAAATGGACGAAGGACGAGGAATACACGTTGACTCGGGCGTGGCTCGATATTTCGGAGGACGAAGATACCG caaactttcaaacgggcccCGTTTTTTGGGATAGGGTGCGTGCACTCTTTTTTAGCTcgtggggtcaaggcgaacatcgggacaaggattcaatttctagcaaatggaccgacatcaacaacaaaTGTCACGCGTTTCAAGAAGTTTAccaacgtaactacgataatCGCCCGAGCGGTGAATGTGACGTCGGGGTTTTAACAAAGACTTTGGAGGAGTTCGATAGGACGAAAAGCCCTTTCACGTACTATAAGTGTTGGGAGctactacgaaaaagtccaaagtgggcgcTTGTTAATCCAATGACGTCAAGTAGTAGACGCCgggctaaaaggtcaaaaacatcatcctccgcCGACCCGTCAACTCCGACATCCGATGCCCGTAATGTTGATTTAAATGAAACGTTGGACGTTGACGAGCaaattcaagaagagttggtccgacccaccggtagaagaaagggaaccgggaaaaaaacggtcgagtcgtcttccgatctcgacCTAAAGGatgatttcgaggagatgaaccgtcgtctccaagatATTCGCGACCTCGGCCACAAACGTTGGGAGATTATGAAAGACCGAGTAGTTGAAACCAAAAAGTTCAACGAGTTGCAAGAGGCGCgacaaatggaaaaggacattgagtttttgtccaaaccgatCGACCACCTCCAAGGCGACGCGTTGATCTTGGCAcaaatgcgtcgccaaaaaatACGAGAAAAATATGGACTTTAG